The Corynebacterium renale genome includes a region encoding these proteins:
- a CDS encoding DUF4236 domain-containing protein, translated as MGIYFRDKVKTGKNSWLNLSKSGASASTKIGPVTVNSRGGFWVNLPGGLNFRGRWK; from the coding sequence ATGGGTATTTACTTTCGCGACAAGGTTAAGACCGGCAAAAACTCCTGGCTCAACCTCTCCAAATCCGGGGCCTCAGCCTCCACGAAAATTGGGCCAGTCACCGTCAACTCACGTGGCGGGTTCTGGGTTAATCTCCCCGGCGGCCTGAACTTCCGGGGCCGCTGGAAGTAA
- a CDS encoding A/G-specific adenine glycosylase — MSTPTARRIIDWFKANARPLPWREPGTTPWAILLSEVMSQQTPVARVEPIWRQWMDRWPTPADLAAAPTADVLRAWSTLGYPRRALRLQECARRIVEVHGGKVPDTVPELLALPGIGDYTARAVACFAFGHNVPVVDINVRRVIARAHDGHYLTPPASKKELAHAAALLPDDEGPTYSAGIMELGALICTARVAYCERCPIEDLCTWVALGQPSPTEEELAKAKGRVQKFAGTDRQVRGKIMALLRSAEEPVSEEQIFAVWPDGAQVSRCLHSLLDDGLADHNAAGFSLP, encoded by the coding sequence ATGTCTACCCCCACCGCGCGCCGCATCATCGACTGGTTCAAAGCCAACGCCCGGCCCCTCCCCTGGCGGGAACCGGGCACAACGCCGTGGGCAATCTTGCTCAGCGAAGTCATGAGCCAGCAGACCCCGGTCGCGCGCGTGGAACCTATCTGGCGGCAGTGGATGGACCGCTGGCCTACCCCCGCCGACCTTGCCGCCGCCCCCACCGCGGACGTGCTGCGCGCCTGGTCCACCCTGGGGTATCCGCGGCGTGCGCTGCGTCTCCAGGAGTGTGCCCGCCGCATCGTGGAAGTCCACGGCGGAAAGGTGCCGGACACCGTCCCGGAGCTGCTGGCTCTCCCCGGGATTGGGGATTACACGGCGCGCGCGGTCGCATGCTTCGCCTTCGGCCACAATGTGCCGGTCGTAGACATCAACGTCCGCCGCGTCATCGCCCGCGCCCACGACGGCCACTACCTCACCCCGCCCGCGTCAAAGAAAGAACTGGCGCACGCCGCTGCCCTGCTTCCCGACGACGAAGGCCCCACCTACTCCGCCGGAATCATGGAATTGGGCGCCCTCATCTGCACCGCGCGTGTCGCGTACTGCGAGCGCTGCCCCATCGAAGACCTTTGCACCTGGGTGGCGCTCGGCCAACCCAGCCCCACCGAGGAAGAACTGGCAAAAGCAAAGGGTCGGGTACAAAAATTTGCCGGCACCGACCGTCAGGTGCGCGGCAAAATTATGGCCCTACTGCGCTCGGCGGAGGAACCGGTGTCCGAGGAGCAGATTTTTGCGGTGTGGCCCGATGGTGCGCAGGTTTCCCGATGCCTGCATTCGCTTCTCGACGACGGCCTCGCCGACCACAACGCAGCCGGTTTCAGCCTGCCGTAG
- a CDS encoding carbonic anhydrase, with amino-acid sequence MAFSSVTPQNPQGVWDVLKAGNARFAQERAEHPHSDIARRVQLSSGQAPRAVVLSCSDSRVPVELVFDVGLGDIFVVRTAGHILDMAVLGSLEFAIDGLGVDLVVVMGHESCGAVAATVAALDGGDIPDGLQRTLVEKVAPSVLVSRRNGSADTASAERTHVEETIDQLYQRLPSLRSKIEDGRCGLVGLRYLLDDGHVEVLDTHGVK; translated from the coding sequence ATGGCATTTTCCTCAGTAACTCCTCAGAATCCGCAGGGCGTGTGGGACGTCCTCAAGGCTGGCAACGCTCGTTTCGCGCAGGAACGCGCTGAGCACCCGCATTCCGACATTGCGCGCCGCGTGCAGTTGAGCTCCGGCCAGGCGCCACGCGCCGTCGTTTTGTCGTGCTCGGATTCGCGTGTTCCCGTTGAGCTGGTCTTTGACGTCGGCCTCGGGGACATCTTCGTAGTGCGTACCGCCGGCCACATTTTGGATATGGCAGTTTTGGGTTCCCTCGAGTTTGCTATCGACGGCCTCGGCGTGGACCTGGTCGTGGTCATGGGCCACGAGTCCTGCGGTGCTGTCGCTGCGACGGTCGCGGCCCTCGACGGCGGGGACATCCCCGATGGCCTGCAGCGCACCCTCGTGGAGAAGGTCGCGCCTTCGGTGTTGGTGTCGCGGCGCAACGGATCCGCGGACACGGCTTCGGCTGAGCGCACTCACGTTGAGGAAACCATCGACCAGCTTTACCAGCGCCTTCCGTCCTTGCGCAGCAAGATTGAGGATGGACGTTGCGGGCTGGTGGGCTTGCGCTATTTGCTTGACGACGGCCACGTGGAGGTCCTCGACACCCACGGCGTGAAATAA